The following are encoded in a window of Roseimaritima ulvae genomic DNA:
- a CDS encoding ISL3 family transposase, with translation MSQLSWIFYHGSMNELHAHYRLLLGLDDQWQVQNVDLQMEANSVVIQLRHSGGKLCCPECQDECSRADTASTRQWRHLDTMQFETIIEAAIPRSKCDRCGVKTIAVPWAGKHSRFTLMFEAFAIKVLQAASSVSAATKLLKVSWKTAHELMQRGVERGLQRRDTDPIETLGIDEKSFGKGQDYVSLMVDLEGSRVLEVVKDRSEASCDKLFDSLTDEQKSGIRAVAVDFWQAFRNSIVKQVPQAKIVHDHFHISQYLGEAVDLVRRRENKLLRSEGINDLTGTRQLWLYNEETLDDATQKQIEDIRQVAIKTARAWGIKEMFRDFWTYRSGAWAKKFFDRWYAWAIRSKLDPIKKVARMLKKHLAGLLAYFEYSITNAKSEAFNGRVQAIKSAARGFRNFENYRTRILFYCGALKMEPDFSH, from the coding sequence ATGTCCCAGCTGTCTTGGATTTTCTATCATGGCAGCATGAATGAACTACATGCCCACTATCGTTTGCTGCTGGGACTTGATGACCAGTGGCAGGTCCAGAACGTTGACCTTCAGATGGAAGCCAATAGTGTCGTCATCCAATTACGTCACTCTGGCGGCAAGCTCTGCTGCCCCGAGTGCCAGGACGAATGCTCTCGTGCGGATACCGCGTCAACGCGTCAGTGGAGGCACTTGGACACGATGCAGTTCGAGACCATTATCGAAGCGGCAATTCCTCGTTCAAAATGCGATCGGTGCGGTGTGAAAACGATTGCCGTACCCTGGGCAGGGAAGCACTCTCGATTCACGCTGATGTTTGAAGCTTTTGCGATCAAAGTCCTTCAGGCGGCTAGCAGCGTTTCGGCGGCGACCAAGTTACTGAAGGTCTCTTGGAAGACCGCTCACGAGCTCATGCAACGCGGGGTTGAGCGAGGACTACAGCGTCGTGATACCGATCCGATTGAAACCCTGGGCATTGATGAAAAGAGCTTTGGCAAAGGTCAGGACTACGTGTCGCTGATGGTTGACCTGGAAGGATCGCGAGTGCTGGAAGTCGTCAAAGACCGCAGCGAGGCATCTTGTGACAAACTCTTTGACAGTCTCACCGATGAGCAAAAATCGGGCATTCGGGCAGTCGCCGTGGACTTCTGGCAAGCTTTTCGAAACAGCATTGTCAAACAAGTTCCCCAGGCGAAGATCGTTCACGACCATTTCCACATCAGCCAATACCTCGGCGAAGCGGTCGATCTGGTTCGACGCCGAGAGAACAAACTGCTCCGAAGCGAAGGCATTAATGACCTGACGGGTACGCGTCAACTTTGGCTCTACAACGAGGAGACTCTTGATGATGCCACGCAAAAGCAAATCGAAGACATTCGGCAAGTCGCGATCAAGACGGCACGTGCGTGGGGAATCAAGGAAATGTTTCGTGACTTCTGGACATACCGCAGCGGCGCTTGGGCGAAGAAGTTCTTTGACCGTTGGTACGCATGGGCCATTCGTAGCAAACTCGATCCGATCAAGAAGGTTGCGAGAATGCTCAAGAAACACCTCGCCGGCTTGCTGGCCTACTTCGAGTACTCCATCACCAATGCCAAAAGTGAGGCCTTCAACGGTCGAGTGCAGGCCATCAAGTCGGCGGCCCGCGGCTTTCGCAACTTCGAGAACTACCGCACCCGCATCTTGTTTTATTGTGGGGCCCTAAAGATGGAGCCCGATTTCAGCCACTAA